The stretch of DNA GCCCAGCGCGTCCCCCTGGAAATCCGGCTTGCGGAACCGGTCGGCCTCGGAGACCAGGACCCGTTCGATCGCCGTCGGGTCACACAGCATCACGGTGTCCATCGGCCCCATGCCGAACCGCGCCACGTCGCCGTAGGCGGTCTCCAGCGCCGAGATGAAGCGAAAGGGGTCCCGTGCGTACGTCCGACTGCTCCCGAACAGCGGTTCCCCGCGTGGACCCGGTGGTGTCCCAGACATCGACCGCTAGTTGGGCTGGACACGCTTGAATGGTGTGCCAAACCGCGGCGTTCGCGGCCTGTATCCGCTCAGAGCCAGCGGCTGGGGTCCAGCGATCGATCGGTGTGTCGACCGACCCAGATACCGGCCAGGCCGCCCACGGCGCTCAGTCCCACGGTGTACGCGAGGAAGAACACGCCGACGAGCACGAGAAAGAGGTCGTACGCGGGCGCGGACGGTGCGACGCCGAATCCGAGCAGGCCCGCGACGGCGAGTGCCGGCACGAACAGGACCGACAGGGGGACCGCCGCCCCGACGCCGGCCAGCGCCCCGAGCCACAGGCCGCGGGCGTAGCCCCCGCCGTCCCGGTCCGCCGCGACGGCTCCCCCGATGACCGACGAGAAGGGGACGAACGACAGGACCAGCGTCACGAGCGCGCCCCAACCGGCGGCGACGAGCGTCTCTCGCATCCCTGTCGAGGGCCTCGGGGCCGGCGGTCAAATAGCTGGCTCCGGTCGTCAGTTCCCGATGTCGGTCTCGTACTTGACGTAGTTGCCGAGCCAGCCGCCCGCGGCGCTCAGGCCGACGATGTAGATCGCACCGACGACGGCGACGACGAGGAAGAACACGAGACCGAACGCACCGAAGCCCATCGGTGCGCCGCCGCCCAGCACCATCCCGAGGAACACGACGACCACGAACAGGAACAGGACCGCCGACAGCGCGAGGCCGATGACGCCGGAGATGACGCCGACCCGGAGCCCGTCGTCTCTGTCGCCGCCTTCGAGGTAGCCGGCCAGCGCCCCGCCGAACAGCGGGGCGAAGGGGACGAAGCCGCTCAGGACGGCCGTCGCGACTGCGCCGATGAGCGCGTTGAGGAGGGTATCGCCTTGTGCCATCGTTCGCGGCTTGACGGGGCGGGTGCCTATGCTTTGTGCTCCGGGGCGGGACGCCGGCGTCGCCACTGACGGGCGAGCGGGCCGGAAAACCGTCGTCTCGAATCGTTAGATCTCGGACTCGAAGTCCGCCAGTTCGTAGGCGGGCTCGGCCCCGCGGCGGTCGAGCGTCTCGTTGGCCAGCAGCCAGTAGACGACCGACAGCGCCTTGCGCCCCTTGTTGTTGGTGGGGACGACCAGGTCGACGTTCGACGTGGTGTTGTTGGAGTCACACATCGCGATGACCGGGATACCGACCGTGATGGCCTCCTTGACCGCCTGGGAGTCGCCGATCGGGTCGGTGACGACCACGACGTCCGGCTCGATGTAGCCGTCGTAGTCCGGGTTCGTCAGCGTCCCCGGGATGAACCGGCCCGTGCGGGCGCGGGCACCGACGGCGTCGGCGAACTTCTCGGCCGGGAAGCGGCCGTACTGGCGCGACGACGCCACGAGGATCTGCTCGGGGTCGTAGTTGGCCAGGAAGTCCGCGGCGGTCCGGATGCGCTGGTCCGTCATCGACACGTCCAGCACGTACAGGCCGTCGTCGCGGACGCGGTGGATGAACCGCTCCATGTCCTGGGTCTTCTGCTGAGTCCCGATGTGGACACCGGCACCCAGGTAGTCGTCGACCGGGATGAGGAGGTCGGCCTCGGCCTGCTCGTCGGGCATCACGTCCTCGTCGAGCTGGGGGCCGGCGTCCTCGTCCTCGTCGGTTGTCTCGGCCGCTGCCGCCTCGTCGGCGGCGTCGGCGGGCTGTTCCTCGGCTGTGGGCTCGGCGTCGGTCTGTTCGTCGTCCGCCTCGGACGGGTCGAACTCGGACTCGGACGCGTCGAGGCCCTCTTTCTCGTTGCCGCTCATACTGCGTTGTCCTCGATACGGATGAGTTCGTTCAGCTTGGCTGTGCGCTCGCCGCCGACGGCACCCGTCTTGATGAACGGTGCGCCGGTCGCCACGGCGAGGTGTGCGATCGTGGTGTCCTCCGTCTCGCCGCTCCGGTGGGAGACGACCGACTCGTAGCCGTTCTCGGTCGCCAGTTCGATGGCGTCGACGGCGTCGGTCAGCGTCCCGATCTGGTTGGGCTTGATGAGGATGGAGTTGGCCGCGCCGGCGTCGATGCCGGCCTGCAGGCGCTCGACGTTGGTGACGAACAGGTCGTCCCCACAGATGAGCGTCTGGTCGCCGACCTCCTCGGTCAGCTCGGCGAAGGCCTCGTAGTCGTCCTCGTCGAGGGGGTCCTCGACGTAGACGAGGTCGTACTCCGCGACCTTCTCGGCGATGTACTCCTTCTGCTCCTCGGTGGACTTGACGCCGTCGTCGTAGACGTAGCCGCCCTCGTCCTCGTCGTAGAGCTCGGCCCCGGCGACGTCCAGGCCGAAGGCGATGGCGAAGCCGAAGTCGTCGGCGACGGTCTCGACGGCCTCGTCCATGATCTCGAAGGCCTCGTCGTCGGAGACCGACGGTGCCCACGCGCCCTCGTCGCCCTTGCCCGCGGGCAGGTCGCGGTCGGCCAGGATGTCGTGGACCTCCTGGTGGACCGCGGCGTTGGCGAAGACGGCCTCGGCGACGCTGGGTGCGCCGACCGGGGCCGCGAGGAACTCCTGGATGTTCGTGGCGTCGGCGGCGTGTTCGCCCCCGCCGACGATGTTGCCCAGCGGCGTCGGGAACTCGTTGCCCCGGAAGGTACCGCCCAGGTGCTGGAACAGCGGCGCGCCCAGCACGTCGGCACCGGCCTTCGCGGCCGCCATCGAGATGGCGACCGCGGAGTTGGCACCGATGCCGGAGAAGTCGTCCGTGCCGTCGGCGGCGTGCAGCGCCGCGTCGACGTCGCGCTGGTTCCCGGCGTGGACCTCGCCCACGAGCCGCGGGATGGCGTCCTCGCGGGCGTTCGCGATGGCCTCCTGGGCCGGGAGTTCGATGGCCTCGTACTCGCCGGTGCTTGCGCCGCTCGGTGCCTTGCCGCGGCCGAAGCCCCCACTCTCCGTGAGGACGTCTGCCTCGACGGTCGCGTTCCCGCGGGAGTCGAGGACGCGGCGGAGCCGGACGTCAGTGATTAGCGTCAATTGTGGTCACCTCGTTTCACCGTGAACGGGAGCACGTCCGCGTCGTACTCCTCGGCCGCGATGAGGATCGGTTGGGTCTGGTCCGTCTCGATGAGGACGGGTGCGCCGTGGGCCAGCTGCAGCGCTCGCGCGCCGAGTTTGCGGGCCTTCTCGTATCGGCTCTCCTGTGCGCTCATTGGTAGGGTGCGACGATGTCGACGAGGTCCTTGTGCGAGACGAGCATCCGGCGACAGCAGTGCCGCTCGACGCCGAGTTCGTCGAGGACCTTCTCCGGGTCCTCGGGCTCCTCGGCCTCGCGGGTGCGTGCCTTGAACTCCTCCCAGTGCTCGCCGACGACGTTGCCGCAGGTGAAACACCGGACCGGTACCATCATACTTGGATCACCTCAGCGGTAGGACTTCTGGTAGCGGGCCCGCGCGCCGGGACCGCCCCACTTCTTCGGTTCGGTCTGTCGGACGTCGTTGACCAGCAGCGAACGGTCGAACTCCATGTAGGCGTCGCGGAGTTCGGCGTCGTTCGTGAAGTCGACGAGGCCGCGGGCGATGGCGGTGCGGGCCGCGTCGGCCTGCCCCATCACGCCGCCGCCCTCGACGGTCACCTCGACGTCGACGTCGTCGCGGAGGTCCTCGTCCGCGATGCGGAACGGCTCCAGCATCTTCAGCTGGGCCAGCTCCGGGTCGACCAGTTCGACCGGCTGGGAGTCGATGCGCACCCGGCCCTCGCCCTCGCGGATCGTCGCGCGGGCGACGGCCGTCTTCTTCTTACCAGACGTGTTCGTTACCATGTCTTGTTCGCTCCGAGTTGCTCGCTGACGTCGGCCAGCGAGACGAACTTGATGTTCGACAGTCGGTCCAGCGACGTGCCTTCGACGACCTCGCCCTCCTCGTCGTGGGGGTTGCCGACGTAGACGCGGACGTTCTCGAACGCCTCGCGGCCACGCTGTTCCTTGTGGGGCAACATCCCGCGGATCGAGCGCTTGAGGATGCCGTCCGGGCGCTTCGGGTAGAAGTACCCGTTGTCGTTGCCGATGTCGACGCGCTTCTTGTACTTCTCGACGATCTGCTCCTCGCGACCGGTGATGACCGCGCGCTCGGCGTTGACGACGGCCACCGACTGGCCGTCCATCGCCTTCTCGGCGACCTCCGAGGCGACGCGACCCATGATGCAGTCGCGGGCGTCGACGACCACGTCGGCGTCGAACTCCGCGAGGCTCATCGGATCACCCGCACGTGGGAGCCTTCCGGATTGTTTTCGATAGCCTGTTCGAGCGGTACAGCCTCACCGACCTGGTCGATCTTCTTCTCGGCGGTGCCTGAGAAGTCGACCGCGGCGACGGTGACGTCCTTCTGCAGGACGCCGGAGCCGAGTACCTTGCCGGGCACGACGACGGTCTCGTCCTCCTGGGCGTAGCGTTCGATGCGGCCCAGGTTGACTTCCGCGTGTGTACGCCGGGGCTTCTCCAGCCGCTCGGCGACGTCGCCCCAGACGTTGCCGCCCGCGTCGCGGGCGGCCGACTTCAGGTCGGCGATGAGACTACTGAGTCTCGGGTTCGTCTTGCTCATAGAGTTCCTCCTTTGTCGGAAAAGTGCAGGGAGCAGGATTTGAACCTGCGGACCCCTACGGGACAGCGCCCTGAACGCTGCGCCGTTGGCCTGACTTGGCTATCCCTGCTCGCGTTCTTGCGTTTCACGTGCCCCGTAAAAACCCCTTCGGTCCTCGCGCTTCGGGGGCGGGCGGTCATCGGCGTGGAAGGGGTGTGTCGGATCACGGTGGCGTTACAGTTCGACTGCCTCTTTCAGTTCGGTCGCGCGGCCGCGCAGCGACTCGACCGCGCGCAGGACCAGTTCCTCGGTGGTGAACGAGCCGTCCGTCTCGACGTGGAACACGAAGGCGTTGGGCACGTCAGAGACCTCGACTTCCTTGCCGGGGTAGCGCTGGGAGAGGTCGTTGTCGAACGCCTCGGTGGCGACGAGCTCGCCGTTTTCGGCGTCGCCCGCGGCGTGCTCGGCGGCGGACTCCTCGATGACCCCCCGGAGGATGTTGGTCTCGTCGTCGGCGAACTCGCCCTTGTCGCCGACGACCTCGACGCGCTGGAGGTGGCGGTAGCCGACAGCGACGCCACCCTGGTGTTTGGCGTGTTCCTTGCCCGTGTCCAGGACGGCGTCGGCCTCGACTTCGAGGCGCTGGCCGTCCTTGAGATCGATGATGGGGACGTTGTCCTCTGCGGGCTCGACCAGCCCGTCGCTGGAGACGAGATCGCCCGAGTAGGCCGTCCCGGGACCGTCGACCGACAGCGACAGGGTCACCTCGTCGCCTGCCTCGAAGTCGTCGAGGTCGGTCGTCAGCGGGACCAGCCCGAGTCGCAGGCTGATCTGCTCGTTGAACATCACGCTGGTGTTCTCGATGACCCGGACGGTGTCGATGCTGAACGTGGGCACGTCGGCGATCATCGCCCGGCGGATGCCGTTGGCAAAGGCCGGCGTGATGCCACGCACGAGGAACCGCGCCTCCTCGTCGCCGCGGTCGACGAACTCAACCTCGTAGTCCTGTGTCATGTGTTAGAAGCCGGAGTTCTTGGGTGCGCGAGTGCCGTCGTGGGGCGTCGGCGTGACGTCCTCGATGCGGCCGATCTCCAGGCCCGCGCGAGCGAGGGCTCGGATGGTCGCCTGTGCGCCCGGCCCGGGGGAGGTCTGCTGGTTCCCGCCGGGACCGCGGACGCGCACGTCGACGCCCTCGACGCCCTGGTCGAGCGCCTTCTCGGCGACGACCTCGGCCATCTGCATCGCGGCGTAGGGCGAGGCCTCGTCGCGGTTCTGCTTGACGACCGTCCCGCCGGAGCTCTTCGCCAGCGTCTCCGCGCCGGTCTGGTCGGTGATGGTGATGATGGTGTTGTTGAACGATGCGTGCACGTGGGCGACGCCCCAGATTCCGTCGTTTTCGGCTTCGCTCATTCTTGGGCCTCCGCGCGTTCGGGATGCAGTTCGTCCGACAGCGAGCTGTTCTCGTCGAAGCCGACGGTGTCCTCGACGGCCACCTCGACCTTCATCGACGGGCGCGTGACCCGCTGGCCGCCGAGTTCGACGTGGCCGTGGACGATGAACTGCCGCGCCTGCTCGGGCGTGTTCGCGTAGCCCTTGCGGTAGACGACGGTCTGGAGCCGGCGTTCGAGGACATCGGTGACGTCCAGCGACAGGACGTCGTCCAGCGTGTCCTGCTCGTTGAGGATGCCGTAGCGCTTGAGGCGAGCGAGGAACTCGTCGGCCTCGTCGGTCTCGGTCGTCCGTCCGAGCAGTTCGCGGGCCTCGCGGCGGAAGCCGCGCAGTTCGGACTGGGCGCGCCAGAGCTCCTCCTTGTTCTTCAGGCCGTAGCGGCCGACGAGGTTCGACTCGTCGGCGATGCGCTCGCCCTGGTAGGGGTGGTTCGGCGTCTCGTAGAACTTCGTGTTGGAGCCGAGCGCCATTATTCGTCGTCCTCCCCGGCGGCCTCCTCGGCCTGCTCTTCCTTGATCGCCTCGACGTTGACGCCGATGGTGCCCTCGGTACGACCCGTGGACTTGGTTCGCTGGCCGCGGACCTTCTGCCCGCGCTTGTGGCGGACCCCGCGGTAGGAGTCGATCATCTTCATCCGGTTGATGTCCTGCCGGCGGGTGAGCTGGAGGTCGTTGCCGGTCTCGTGGGTGGTCTCGCCGGAGAAGTAGTCCTTCTGGTGGTTGGTCATCCACTCGGGGACCTCGTCGGCGTAGTTCTCGACGACCTCGACGACGTCGTCGATGACGTCGTCGTCGAGTTTGCCGATGACCTCGCGGCGGTCGACGCCCGCCTTCTGGGCGACGATGCGGGCCGCTCGGTGGCCGATACCGTTCAGTTCTGTCAGTGCTCGTTCGACGGACTTCGTGCCGTCGAGGTCGGTCTGTCCGATGCGAACGAAGTAGCGGATGTCCTCCTCCTCATCCGCGTCCTCGCCCGCGTTGGGGTCTTCTGCACTCATATGTGGGTAGTCGGTCTGGTGAGCGTCGTGGCGGGGATTCGAACCCCGGAGGCTGTACGCCACAGAGTTAGCAACCCTGCGCCTTGGGCCAGGCTTGGCTACCACGACACGTGCTTGCTGTACGCTCGCCCGCGACACGCGGACTCGGGAGCGGCACTCCCTACACGACTGTGCCCGAGACTATTCCGGGGTTGTATTTAAACGCAACGGACCGGCCCGGGCGCGACAGTCCGTTGCACGGCCGACGCCTGGCACCGACACCCAAGGAGATTAGCCGACGGCAGCCCAATCCCCGTCTATGTGGCCACCGGTCCGGGCTGACGGCGGTACCGACGTCGAGCCGACGGACAGAGCGGCGCTCCGGGAGCACCTCGAACGGTTCGCGGGGACCGTCACGGAACGGGCGGACGGCACCCTCAGAGCCGAGTTCGGCGGCCGGGCACACTTCGCCGTCGACCCCGACGGCCGGGTAGACGCCGGGATGCCACTCCACACCGTCGACGCGGTCGCCGATCGGCTGACCTTCGACCACGAGGGCGGCGAGGTCCACGTCGAGGGGTCGTCGGGCCTCTCGTACACCTTCCGCCGACCCTGACCGGTCGGAACGGCGCGACCCCGCCCCTGTCACAATCCTTATCGCACCTCCGGGGCCTACCCGGAGGTATGAACGAGGACGACGTTCGCGAGCGCCTCCGGGCCGTCGAGGACCCGGACCTCGGCGACGACATCGTGTCGCTGGATCTCGTCAACAGCATCGAGGTGACCGACGACGCGGTCGGCATCGACCTCGCACTCGGCGCACCGTACTCCCCGAACGAGACGGCCATCGCCGGGCGCGTCCGCGAGGAACTCGCCGACCTCGACCGGGAGATCGAGCTCTCGGCGAGCGTCGATCGCGGCGTCCCCGAGTCGGAGGACCCGCTCCCGAAGGTCAAGAACGTCATCGCGGTCGCCTCGGGCAAGGGCGGGGTCGGGAAGTCGACCGTCGCCGTCAACCTCGCGGCGGGGCTCTCACAGCTGGGCGCGCGGGTCGGGCTGTTCGACGCCGACGTCTACGGCCCGAACGTCCCCCGGATGCTCGGGGCCGACGAGTCCCCGCAGGCCACCGAGGAGGAGCAGATCATCCCCGTCGAGAAGTACGGGCTGAAGCTGATGAGTATGGACTTCCTCGTCGGGAAGGACGACCCCGTCATCTTCCGCGGCCCGATGGTCGACAACGTCCTCACCCAGCTGTGGGACGACGTGCTCTGGGGCGGGCTGGACTACATGATCGTGGACCTCCCGCCGGGCACTGGCGACACCCAGCTGACGATGCTCCAGCGGGTGCCCGTCTCCGGCGCGGTCATCGTCACCACACCTCAGGAGGTGGCGCTGGACGACGCTCGCAAGGGCCTGCGGATGTTCGGCCGCCACGAGACGCCCGTCCTCGGCGTCGTCGAGAACATGTCGACGTTCGTCTGTCCGGACTGTGGCGGCGAGCACGACATCTTCGGCAGCGGCGGCGGCCGCGAGTTCGCCGAGGAGACGGACATGCCGTTCCTCGGGGAGGTGCCGCTGGACCCCGACGTCCGGGAGGGTGGCGACGACGGCGAACCGCTCGTCCTCGACGAGGACAGCGAGGTCGGCGAGGCGTTCCGCGATATGGCAGCCCGTACCGCGAACATGCAGGGGATCGTCCACCGGAAGCGCCAGTCCGAGGGCAAGAGCGCGGCCGGCGCGGTCGAGGAACCCCACGAGCACTAGCGGCGTCGCTGCCCACCGGCGAGGACAGAGAGAAAGACCGGATTACGCCTCGACGGGGTTGTTGTACTTGCGCGTGACGTAGCCGGCGATGCGGTTGCGCACGCTCTTGGACTCGATGTCGGTGACCTCCTCGACGACGTCCTTGTTGTGCTCGAAGTCACCGCCGAAGGCGTCGGGGTATCGCTCCATCAGCAGCGTGCCGGTCTTCTTGACGTAGGCGGGTTTGATAGCCATACGTGTCATTTCAGAACTGGCGGTGAAAAAGGGTTCGAATCCGCACCGGCGAGCGAGGGTTCATCAGTGATCGCGGGGCCAGCGGACCCGTGTCCTGACGAACGCGGCGGTGTGGCAAGCGGGAGCGCGACGCGACACACCGCCGGCAGCCGGTCGTCGGACCGGGTCACCGCGTCGCCTGCTCGCTACCACTCCGCGTCGGTCAGTTCGCGAACGCGCTCGAATGCGGCGCGTTCGCGCTCGCTCCCGGCCGTCTCGACGACCGACTCGAAGTACCGGAGCCGGTCCAGCAGCGTCTCGGTGTCGTAGCTGTCGACGTCCAGCCGCGAGGCCGCGACCGTCGCCTCAACGACGGCGGCGTGGCCCCGGTTCGTCGTCGGCACGGCGCGGCGCTCGACGGCCGACTCGATCGGTGTCAGCGCCCACTCGACCCACCGGGTGCCGCCGTCCTCGCCGTCGGCCAGTCGCGCCACCGCGACCCTGACCCAGGCGTCCGCCGAGTCCAGCACCGGATCGGCCGCCTCGCGGACCGACAGCGCCGCCTCCGCGAAGTCGACCGGGTCGCGGGTGAACTGGACGTACCCCCCGCCCCGTTCGCGGAAGTTCCGCCACGTCCGGGTCCGACCCCACGTGGTCGCCGTCACGGTGGCGTCCGAATCCTCATCGTCCCGTCCGTCGTCCGGGGCGTGCAGCCCCAGCGCCGCGACGTTCCACAGGTCGTTCGGTCCCAGCGTCGTCACGACGGACTCGGTGACGCCCGCCAGCTCGACCGGCCAGTCGGCGTCTCTCACACCTCCACCCCCCGTTCGAGCGCCACGAACAGCGCGCCGGCGACGAGGTCCGCCGTCGTCCCGGGGTTGACGTCGCGGGCGACCAGTTCCTCGGCCAGCTCCGTCGCGTCCTCGTCGCCGTCGAGGACCGCCCGCGCCCGCCGCTGGACCTCCGCGGCCGTCTCGGGGTCGTCGCGCGTGACGACGAAGGTGTCCGGCTCCGCGGCCAGCAGTTCGAGGAAGACACGCGAGGCGCGGTCGGCGACCGGTCCCGTGGCGTCCCGAACGCGCTCGGCGGTGTCGAACACGCGCTCGAACCCGGCCGTCCACTCGGCGGCCACGCCGTCGACGTCGGCGCTGTCGGCCATCACGTCGGCCAGGGTCAGCCCGCGGCGTTCGAGTTCCGGGACTGCGTCGCTCCCGCGACGCACGTCCAGGGGTTCCATCCCCTCGGGCGGATCGTCGACCGCCACGTCGACGTGTTCGAACGCGCGGTAGAAGTCCGCGGCGTCGGCCACCGTCGTCGCGTCGACGACCTGCCGGACGCCGGCCCGTGAGAGCGCCCCATCGCCCGCGGCGGCGACCAGCGGCGACAGCACCAGCAGCGCACCGAACTGCGTGTTGCCGGCCGACTGGTCGGCCATCCCGTGGACCGCCCGCTCGAAGGCGCGGCCGACGCGTTCGCCCTCGGCGGCCAGTGCGAGTCCCGGCCGAGCGCCGACGGCACCCGCGAGGAAGTGCTCGAACCGGAGGTCGTCGTACTCGCGCTCGCGGTCGACGTTCCCCGGCTTGGGCGTCCCGGCGACCTCCAGCAGGAGGGCGAGTTCGGCGTTCTGAGCAGGCGTGCGACGGCTCACGGCCCCACCTCCGCCGCGAACCACTCGTCGGTGGCCGCTCGCACGTCGGCCAGCACCTCGGGATCGTCGCTCGGCCGGCCCACGCTGACCGCGTCGGCTCCGTACCCGAGGTACTCGCGGGCGGTCTCGCGGTCGCGGACGCCGTTGTTGGCGACGACGAACAGGTCCGTCGCCGCGACCACACGCTCGACGACGCTCTCGGAGTCCATCGCGTCGACGTGGACGGCGTCGCCGCCGGCCGACTCGACCGCCCGACAGACCGCCGGGAGGTCGACGCCCCCGACCTCCGCCCGGACCTTCACCGAGACCGGCGTACCGGTCGCCGCGGCCGCGCGGACCTGCGCGGCCAGTCGGTCGGTGTCCCGCAAGAGCGCCTCGCCCGCGCCGGCCGCGCACATCTCGTCCTGCCGGCAGTGGGCGTTGAGTTCGAGGACGGCGTCGTGGGCCGCACACACCTCGCCGACGCGACGGATCGGGGGGAGCGAACTGCTCCGGACGTTGAACGCCGGCCTGAGCGGCGAGTCGGCGAGTGCCGACAGTTGTCGGTCCACGAACGCGACCGGGTCCGCTGGCAGGAACTCCGAGCGATCCCGCTCGACCAGCCGCCGGGCGGCCTCCCGGGTCGCCCCGTCGAGCGCGATCCCCCCGAGGAACGCACAGCCGACGTGCTCGGCGGCCGCGCGCGCCCAGTCGGCGTCGGCCGCGCCGCTGAGACTCGCCAGCGCGACGCGGGGCTGGAACATCAGGCCACCCCCGCGAGCGCGTCCGCGACTGCGCGGGCGACCCGGGCGGCGTCCGCGTCGGTGTCCAGCGTCGTGTCCGTCCGCACGACCGGCCGGTCGAGGTCGGTCCCGTCCTCGTCGTCGAGGACGAACGCGTCGGCGAAGGGGTAGCACTCGGCGACGCCGGCGGTGCTCGGCTCGCGGCCAACACCGGCCAGCAGGTCGGCCGCCGGCCCCGAGAACACGCGGTCCTCGACGAACGGCGAGACCGCGACGACCGGGGTCTCGGCCAGCGCGGCACGGACCCCGTCGACGGCGAGCATCGGACCGATGGACGTCACGGGGTTCGACGGCCCGATCACCACCGGCTCGGCCAGCGCCGTCAGGACGGCGTCGGTCGCGCTCGCCCGCTCGCTGCCCCGGAACTCGACGTCCTCGACGGCCGGTTCGCCGTCCCGTCCGACCCACCACTCCTGGAAGTGCATCGGCCCGTCGGGCGTGTGGACGATCGTCGCCACGGGGTCGTCGCTCATCGGGAGCAGCGTCCGGTCGAGACCGAACGCGTCGGCCAGCGTCCGCGTCGCCTCGGTCAGCGTGTGCCCCTCGTCCAGCAACGAGGTCCGGGTGACGTGGACCGCCCGGTCCCGGTCGCCGATGTGCATAAACTCCGCGACGCCTGAGAACCGCCGCCAGCGCGCGATGTCACGGCCCGC from Haloarcula litorea encodes:
- a CDS encoding DUF5518 domain-containing protein, with amino-acid sequence MRETLVAAGWGALVTLVLSFVPFSSVIGGAVAADRDGGGYARGLWLGALAGVGAAVPLSVLFVPALAVAGLLGFGVAPSAPAYDLFLVLVGVFFLAYTVGLSAVGGLAGIWVGRHTDRSLDPSRWL
- a CDS encoding DUF5518 domain-containing protein, whose translation is MAQGDTLLNALIGAVATAVLSGFVPFAPLFGGALAGYLEGGDRDDGLRVGVISGVIGLALSAVLFLFVVVVFLGMVLGGGAPMGFGAFGLVFFLVVAVVGAIYIVGLSAAGGWLGNYVKYETDIGN
- the rpsB gene encoding 30S ribosomal protein S2, translated to MSGNEKEGLDASESEFDPSEADDEQTDAEPTAEEQPADAADEAAAAETTDEDEDAGPQLDEDVMPDEQAEADLLIPVDDYLGAGVHIGTQQKTQDMERFIHRVRDDGLYVLDVSMTDQRIRTAADFLANYDPEQILVASSRQYGRFPAEKFADAVGARARTGRFIPGTLTNPDYDGYIEPDVVVVTDPIGDSQAVKEAITVGIPVIAMCDSNNTTSNVDLVVPTNNKGRKALSVVYWLLANETLDRRGAEPAYELADFESEI
- the eno gene encoding phosphopyruvate hydratase, producing the protein MTLITDVRLRRVLDSRGNATVEADVLTESGGFGRGKAPSGASTGEYEAIELPAQEAIANAREDAIPRLVGEVHAGNQRDVDAALHAADGTDDFSGIGANSAVAISMAAAKAGADVLGAPLFQHLGGTFRGNEFPTPLGNIVGGGEHAADATNIQEFLAAPVGAPSVAEAVFANAAVHQEVHDILADRDLPAGKGDEGAWAPSVSDDEAFEIMDEAVETVADDFGFAIAFGLDVAGAELYDEDEGGYVYDDGVKSTEEQKEYIAEKVAEYDLVYVEDPLDEDDYEAFAELTEEVGDQTLICGDDLFVTNVERLQAGIDAGAANSILIKPNQIGTLTDAVDAIELATENGYESVVSHRSGETEDTTIAHLAVATGAPFIKTGAVGGERTAKLNELIRIEDNAV
- a CDS encoding DNA-directed RNA polymerase subunit K: MSAQESRYEKARKLGARALQLAHGAPVLIETDQTQPILIAAEEYDADVLPFTVKRGDHN
- a CDS encoding DNA-directed RNA polymerase subunit N translates to MMVPVRCFTCGNVVGEHWEEFKARTREAEEPEDPEKVLDELGVERHCCRRMLVSHKDLVDIVAPYQ
- a CDS encoding 30S ribosomal protein S9 — its product is MVTNTSGKKKTAVARATIREGEGRVRIDSQPVELVDPELAQLKMLEPFRIADEDLRDDVDVEVTVEGGGVMGQADAARTAIARGLVDFTNDAELRDAYMEFDRSLLVNDVRQTEPKKWGGPGARARYQKSYR
- a CDS encoding 50S ribosomal protein L13, which encodes MSLAEFDADVVVDARDCIMGRVASEVAEKAMDGQSVAVVNAERAVITGREEQIVEKYKKRVDIGNDNGYFYPKRPDGILKRSIRGMLPHKEQRGREAFENVRVYVGNPHDEEGEVVEGTSLDRLSNIKFVSLADVSEQLGANKTW
- a CDS encoding 50S ribosomal protein L18e; its protein translation is MSKTNPRLSSLIADLKSAARDAGGNVWGDVAERLEKPRRTHAEVNLGRIERYAQEDETVVVPGKVLGSGVLQKDVTVAAVDFSGTAEKKIDQVGEAVPLEQAIENNPEGSHVRVIR
- a CDS encoding DNA-directed RNA polymerase subunit D — protein: MTQDYEVEFVDRGDEEARFLVRGITPAFANGIRRAMIADVPTFSIDTVRVIENTSVMFNEQISLRLGLVPLTTDLDDFEAGDEVTLSLSVDGPGTAYSGDLVSSDGLVEPAEDNVPIIDLKDGQRLEVEADAVLDTGKEHAKHQGGVAVGYRHLQRVEVVGDKGEFADDETNILRGVIEESAAEHAAGDAENGELVATEAFDNDLSQRYPGKEVEVSDVPNAFVFHVETDGSFTTEELVLRAVESLRGRATELKEAVEL
- a CDS encoding 30S ribosomal protein S11, giving the protein MSEAENDGIWGVAHVHASFNNTIITITDQTGAETLAKSSGGTVVKQNRDEASPYAAMQMAEVVAEKALDQGVEGVDVRVRGPGGNQQTSPGPGAQATIRALARAGLEIGRIEDVTPTPHDGTRAPKNSGF
- a CDS encoding 30S ribosomal protein S4; the protein is MALGSNTKFYETPNHPYQGERIADESNLVGRYGLKNKEELWRAQSELRGFRREARELLGRTTETDEADEFLARLKRYGILNEQDTLDDVLSLDVTDVLERRLQTVVYRKGYANTPEQARQFIVHGHVELGGQRVTRPSMKVEVAVEDTVGFDENSSLSDELHPERAEAQE
- a CDS encoding 30S ribosomal protein S13 — translated: MSAEDPNAGEDADEEEDIRYFVRIGQTDLDGTKSVERALTELNGIGHRAARIVAQKAGVDRREVIGKLDDDVIDDVVEVVENYADEVPEWMTNHQKDYFSGETTHETGNDLQLTRRQDINRMKMIDSYRGVRHKRGQKVRGQRTKSTGRTEGTIGVNVEAIKEEQAEEAAGEDDE
- a CDS encoding Mrp/NBP35 family ATP-binding protein — encoded protein: MNEDDVRERLRAVEDPDLGDDIVSLDLVNSIEVTDDAVGIDLALGAPYSPNETAIAGRVREELADLDREIELSASVDRGVPESEDPLPKVKNVIAVASGKGGVGKSTVAVNLAAGLSQLGARVGLFDADVYGPNVPRMLGADESPQATEEEQIIPVEKYGLKLMSMDFLVGKDDPVIFRGPMVDNVLTQLWDDVLWGGLDYMIVDLPPGTGDTQLTMLQRVPVSGAVIVTTPQEVALDDARKGLRMFGRHETPVLGVVENMSTFVCPDCGGEHDIFGSGGGREFAEETDMPFLGEVPLDPDVREGGDDGEPLVLDEDSEVGEAFRDMAARTANMQGIVHRKRQSEGKSAAGAVEEPHEH
- a CDS encoding 30S ribosomal protein S17e — translated: MAIKPAYVKKTGTLLMERYPDAFGGDFEHNKDVVEEVTDIESKSVRNRIAGYVTRKYNNPVEA
- a CDS encoding DUF447 domain-containing protein, with translation MRDADWPVELAGVTESVVTTLGPNDLWNVAALGLHAPDDGRDDEDSDATVTATTWGRTRTWRNFRERGGGYVQFTRDPVDFAEAALSVREAADPVLDSADAWVRVAVARLADGEDGGTRWVEWALTPIESAVERRAVPTTNRGHAAVVEATVAASRLDVDSYDTETLLDRLRYFESVVETAGSERERAAFERVRELTDAEW